Proteins co-encoded in one Paraburkholderia edwinii genomic window:
- the ispH gene encoding 4-hydroxy-3-methylbut-2-enyl diphosphate reductase, giving the protein MTIMDTTLAETEILLAQPRGFCAGVDRAIEIVERAIKLYGSPIYVRHEIVHNAYVVEDLRKKGAIFIEQLDEVPSGSTVIFSAHGVSKAVRVEAESRGLRVYDATCPLVTKVHIEVAKMRAEGFDIVMIGHKGHPEVEGTMGQTEQGMYLVEDIEDVQALELADPDRIAFVTQTTLSVDDAAEIIAALKAKYPQIREPKKQDICYATQNRQDAVKFMAPQCDVVIVVGSPNSSNSNRLRELAEKLGVPAYMVDSPDQIDPNWVIDKKRIGVTAGASAPEALAQAVISRLREMGVRNVRALDGIEENIAFPLPRGLGLPA; this is encoded by the coding sequence ATGACCATCATGGATACGACTCTCGCCGAAACGGAAATCCTGCTGGCGCAGCCGCGCGGGTTCTGTGCCGGCGTCGATCGCGCCATCGAGATCGTCGAGCGCGCGATCAAACTGTATGGCTCGCCTATCTACGTGCGCCATGAAATCGTCCATAACGCGTATGTCGTCGAGGATCTGCGCAAAAAGGGGGCGATCTTCATCGAACAGCTCGACGAAGTGCCGTCGGGCAGCACGGTCATCTTCAGCGCGCACGGCGTGTCGAAGGCGGTGCGCGTCGAGGCCGAGTCGCGCGGGTTGCGCGTTTACGACGCGACCTGTCCGCTTGTCACGAAGGTGCACATCGAAGTCGCGAAGATGCGCGCGGAAGGCTTTGACATCGTGATGATCGGCCACAAGGGCCACCCGGAAGTCGAGGGCACGATGGGTCAGACCGAGCAGGGCATGTACCTCGTCGAAGATATCGAAGACGTACAGGCGCTGGAACTGGCCGACCCCGACCGGATCGCCTTCGTCACGCAGACCACGCTGTCGGTCGACGACGCCGCTGAAATCATCGCGGCGCTGAAGGCCAAATACCCGCAAATTCGCGAGCCGAAGAAGCAGGACATCTGCTATGCGACGCAAAACCGTCAGGACGCCGTTAAATTCATGGCGCCGCAGTGCGACGTCGTGATCGTCGTCGGCAGCCCGAACAGCTCGAATTCGAACCGCTTGCGCGAACTCGCGGAGAAGCTTGGCGTGCCCGCGTATATGGTCGATTCGCCTGACCAGATCGATCCGAACTGGGTGATCGACAAGAAGCGGATCGGCGTCACGGCGGGCGCCTCGGCGCCGGAAGCGCTGGCGCAGGCCGTGATCAGCCGTCTGCGCGAGATGGGCGTGCGCAACGTGCGTGCGCTCGACGGCATCGAGGAGAACATCGCGTTCCCGCTGCCGCGCGGGCTCGGTTTGCCAGCCTGA
- the radC gene encoding RadC family protein, with translation MNDSICIAREHAAPCFSPVLTVPVAVFRDSASPDAALPDSASTDLALIEPARVATAARPAARRKDKLSKEDLPRERLLKQGPHVLSNADLIAVMLCTGQTGHNVFEMARTLVDRFGSMRSILTATEKDFDGLHGIGRAKIAQLLAVIEMVRRALNEELETRSLLDSPQAVNDYLRLTIGGLPHEVFYCLYLDARHRLIRSEEVTRGSLTQMAVYPREIVRRALQLNAAGLIVAHNHPSGAAKPSAADRQLTRMLRDALALVDVRLLDHVVVGAKDVYSFALNGLL, from the coding sequence ATGAACGACAGTATCTGCATTGCACGCGAACATGCGGCGCCATGCTTTTCGCCCGTATTAACGGTCCCGGTCGCGGTGTTCCGGGACTCCGCGTCGCCCGACGCCGCCTTGCCGGACTCCGCGTCGACGGACCTTGCGTTGATCGAACCCGCGCGCGTCGCCACCGCCGCACGGCCTGCCGCCCGCCGCAAAGACAAGCTGTCGAAAGAGGACTTGCCGCGCGAGCGGCTGCTCAAGCAGGGGCCCCACGTGCTATCCAATGCGGACCTGATCGCGGTGATGCTGTGCACCGGGCAGACCGGCCACAACGTGTTCGAGATGGCGCGCACGCTGGTCGACCGCTTCGGCTCGATGCGGTCGATCCTCACCGCGACAGAAAAAGACTTCGACGGCTTGCACGGCATTGGCCGCGCGAAAATCGCGCAGTTGCTCGCCGTGATCGAAATGGTCCGGCGCGCGCTCAACGAGGAACTGGAAACCCGGTCGCTGCTCGACTCGCCGCAGGCCGTGAACGACTACTTGCGCCTGACGATCGGCGGCCTGCCGCACGAAGTGTTCTACTGCCTCTATCTGGACGCGCGGCACCGGTTGATCCGGTCGGAAGAAGTCACGCGCGGTTCGCTGACGCAAATGGCGGTGTATCCGCGCGAAATCGTCCGGCGTGCATTGCAGCTGAACGCGGCCGGACTGATCGTCGCGCACAATCATCCGTCGGGCGCGGCCAAGCCCAGCGCCGCCGACCGTCAACTCACGCGCATGCTGCGCGATGCGCTCGCGCTCGTCGATGTGCGCCTGCTCGACCATGTCGTGGTCGGCGCGAAAGACGTATACTCGTTCGCCCTGAATGGCCTGCTTTGA
- a CDS encoding ABC transporter ATP-binding protein: MATAMLKIKGLQVNYGGIQAVKGVDMEVAQGELVTLIGANGAGKTTTMKAITGLKPYSAGDIEYMGQSIKGLPAHELLKRGLAMVPEGRGIFARMSILENMQMGAYLRNDNDGIKKDVDRMFGFFPRLKERATQLAGTLSGGEQQMLAMARAIISKPKLLLLDEPSMGLSPIMVEKIFEVVREISKEGLTVLLVEQNARLALQAANRGYVMDSGTVTMSGDAKQMLDDPKVRAAYLGE, from the coding sequence ATGGCTACGGCAATGCTGAAAATCAAGGGCCTGCAGGTCAACTACGGCGGCATCCAGGCGGTCAAGGGTGTCGACATGGAAGTCGCGCAGGGCGAGCTCGTCACGCTGATCGGCGCGAACGGCGCAGGCAAGACCACGACGATGAAAGCGATCACCGGCCTCAAGCCGTATTCGGCCGGCGATATCGAGTACATGGGCCAGTCGATCAAGGGCCTGCCGGCGCACGAGTTGCTCAAGCGCGGCCTCGCGATGGTGCCGGAAGGCCGCGGCATCTTCGCGCGCATGTCGATTCTCGAGAACATGCAGATGGGCGCGTATCTGCGCAACGACAACGACGGCATCAAGAAGGACGTCGACCGCATGTTCGGCTTCTTCCCGCGTCTGAAGGAGCGCGCGACGCAGCTGGCCGGCACGCTGTCGGGCGGCGAGCAGCAGATGCTCGCGATGGCGCGTGCGATCATCAGCAAGCCGAAGCTGCTGTTGCTCGATGAGCCGTCGATGGGTCTGTCGCCGATCATGGTCGAGAAGATCTTCGAGGTGGTGCGTGAGATCTCGAAGGAAGGCCTGACCGTGCTGCTCGTCGAACAGAATGCGCGCCTGGCGCTGCAGGCTGCGAATCGCGGCTATGTGATGGACTCGGGCACGGTCACGATGTCCGGCGACGCGAAGCAGATGCTTGACGATCCCAAGGTGCGTGCGGCTTACCTGGGTGAATGA
- a CDS encoding ABC transporter ATP-binding protein: MSDKNIRLSVKGVNKRFGGLQALSDVGLQIEEGSIYGLIGPNGAGKTTFFNVITGLYTPDSGEFKLDGTNYTPTAVYQVAKAGIARTFQNIRLFGGMTALENVMVGRHVRTKHGLFGAVFQTPAERKEEREIKERALELLEYVGVLQYADYTSRNLSYGHQRRLEIARALATDPKLLALDEPAAGMNATEKVELTKLLDKIRGDGKTILLIEHDVKLVMGLCNRMTVLDYGKVIAEGLPQDVQKDPKVIEAYLGAGVH, translated from the coding sequence ATGAGCGATAAAAACATTCGACTGTCCGTGAAGGGCGTGAACAAACGCTTCGGCGGCCTGCAGGCGCTGTCCGACGTCGGCCTGCAGATCGAGGAAGGTTCGATCTACGGCCTGATCGGTCCGAACGGCGCCGGCAAGACCACGTTCTTCAACGTGATCACGGGCCTCTACACGCCGGACTCCGGCGAGTTCAAGCTCGACGGCACGAACTACACGCCGACCGCGGTGTACCAGGTGGCGAAGGCAGGCATTGCGCGCACGTTCCAGAATATCCGTCTGTTCGGCGGCATGACCGCGCTCGAGAACGTGATGGTCGGCCGTCACGTACGCACGAAGCACGGCCTGTTCGGCGCAGTGTTCCAGACGCCGGCCGAGCGCAAGGAAGAGCGCGAGATCAAGGAACGCGCGCTCGAGCTGCTCGAATACGTCGGCGTGCTGCAGTACGCCGACTACACGTCGCGCAATCTGTCGTACGGTCACCAGCGCCGTCTGGAAATTGCCCGTGCGCTCGCGACCGATCCGAAGCTGCTCGCGCTCGACGAGCCGGCCGCCGGCATGAACGCGACCGAGAAGGTCGAACTGACGAAGCTGCTCGACAAGATCCGCGGCGACGGCAAGACGATCCTGCTGATCGAGCACGACGTGAAACTGGTGATGGGCCTGTGCAACCGCATGACAGTGCTCGACTACGGCAAGGTGATCGCCGAGGGTCTGCCGCAAGACGTGCAGAAGGACCCGAAGGTGATCGAGGCATATCTCGGCGCGGGGGTCCACTGA
- the rpmB gene encoding 50S ribosomal protein L28 has product MARVCQVTGKAPMSGNNVSHANNKTKRRFLPNLQSRRFWVESENRWVRLRVSTAGLRLIDKNGIDVVLADLRARGEA; this is encoded by the coding sequence ATGGCACGCGTATGCCAAGTAACTGGGAAAGCGCCGATGAGCGGCAACAACGTTTCCCACGCGAACAACAAGACCAAGCGTCGTTTTCTTCCGAACCTGCAAAGCCGCCGTTTCTGGGTTGAAAGCGAGAATCGTTGGGTGCGCCTGCGCGTTTCGACCGCCGGCCTGCGCCTGATCGACAAGAACGGTATCGACGTTGTGCTCGCCGACCTGCGCGCACGCGGCGAAGCCTAA
- a CDS encoding FKBP-type peptidyl-prolyl cis-trans isomerase, giving the protein MSIIDISEVKPGSHVTLHYRLSLADGAEIVNTFADKPATLLLGAGQLAPSLEDILLGLKVGHHSTFRLTPEQAFGPRNPELIQRVSLATLRENSMIGEDFSPGDLVEFNAPGGGRYAGVLKEVGETSALFDFNHPLAGQALAFEVKIIGIL; this is encoded by the coding sequence ATGAGCATCATCGACATCTCCGAAGTGAAACCGGGTTCACACGTCACGCTTCATTACCGGCTTTCTCTTGCCGATGGCGCCGAGATCGTCAACACCTTCGCCGACAAGCCGGCCACGCTGCTTTTGGGGGCCGGCCAACTGGCGCCGTCGCTGGAAGATATTCTGCTGGGATTGAAGGTCGGACACCATTCGACCTTTCGGCTAACGCCGGAACAGGCCTTCGGTCCGCGCAACCCGGAACTGATCCAGCGCGTGTCGCTGGCCACATTGCGCGAAAACAGCATGATCGGTGAGGATTTTTCTCCCGGCGATCTCGTCGAATTCAATGCGCCCGGTGGCGGCCGCTACGCGGGCGTGCTGAAAGAGGTCGGCGAAACTTCGGCCCTTTTCGATTTCAATCACCCGCTCGCCGGCCAGGCGCTGGCGTTTGAAGTGAAAATCATCGGAATCCTGTAA
- a CDS encoding branched-chain amino acid ABC transporter substrate-binding protein gives MHFKFAFAVSIAAAVVMSTGCSKKNDGEASTAASAAATAAAASAGPAGASGASGASGDTNSATIVKIGHAAPLTGPIAHLGKDNENGARLAVEEINAQGLTIDGRKIQLELDAQDDAGDPKTGAQVAQRLVDDHVVAVVGHLNSGVSIPASKIYSDAGIVQISPSSTNPAYTQQGFKTTYRVVATDAQQGPALANYATKALNAKRIAVVDDATAYGKGLADEFAKTAQASGATIVAREATNDRATDFRAILTKIKSVQPDVIMYGGMDATGGPFTKQAAALGIRAKILGGDGVCTDKVEELAGQAVQNLVCSEAGLALSKMERGADFEKKYDARFHTPVQIYAPFTYDTVYVIVDAMKRANSIDAPKVLAAMPSTDYNGVIGHIAFDDKGDLKEGAITLYDFKDGKKTVLDVVKM, from the coding sequence ATGCATTTCAAGTTTGCTTTCGCCGTGTCTATCGCGGCCGCGGTCGTGATGTCGACCGGGTGCAGCAAGAAGAACGACGGTGAAGCGAGCACGGCCGCATCGGCAGCGGCGACGGCCGCGGCCGCGTCGGCGGGGCCGGCGGGCGCGAGCGGGGCAAGCGGAGCAAGCGGCGACACAAATTCGGCGACTATCGTGAAAATCGGCCATGCAGCACCGCTGACAGGCCCCATCGCGCATCTTGGCAAGGACAACGAAAACGGGGCGCGACTCGCGGTTGAGGAAATCAACGCGCAAGGCCTCACGATTGACGGTCGCAAGATCCAGCTCGAACTCGATGCGCAGGACGATGCCGGCGATCCGAAGACCGGCGCGCAGGTCGCGCAGCGGCTCGTCGACGATCATGTGGTCGCGGTGGTCGGGCATCTGAATTCGGGCGTATCGATTCCCGCGTCGAAGATCTATAGCGATGCGGGCATCGTGCAGATTTCGCCGTCGTCGACGAATCCGGCGTACACGCAGCAGGGGTTCAAGACCACCTACCGCGTGGTTGCAACCGATGCGCAGCAGGGTCCGGCGCTCGCGAACTACGCGACGAAGGCGCTCAACGCGAAGCGGATTGCTGTGGTCGACGATGCAACTGCCTACGGCAAGGGCCTTGCCGACGAATTTGCGAAGACTGCGCAGGCGAGCGGCGCGACGATCGTCGCGCGGGAGGCGACGAATGACCGGGCGACCGACTTCCGGGCCATTCTCACGAAAATCAAAAGCGTTCAGCCGGACGTGATCATGTACGGCGGCATGGACGCAACGGGCGGACCGTTCACCAAACAGGCGGCGGCGCTCGGCATCAGGGCAAAAATCCTTGGCGGCGACGGCGTGTGCACCGACAAGGTAGAGGAACTCGCGGGTCAAGCCGTGCAGAACCTCGTCTGTTCGGAAGCAGGACTGGCGCTTTCGAAAATGGAGCGTGGCGCGGACTTCGAGAAGAAGTACGACGCGCGCTTTCACACGCCGGTGCAGATTTACGCACCGTTCACGTACGACACCGTGTACGTGATCGTCGACGCAATGAAGCGCGCCAATTCGATCGACGCGCCCAAGGTGCTGGCTGCGATGCCGTCCACCGATTACAACGGGGTAATCGGCCACATCGCATTCGACGACAAGGGTGATTTGAAAGAAGGCGCCATTACGCTTTACGACTTCAAGGACGGCAAGAAGACCGTTCTGGACGTTGTGAAGATGTAA
- a CDS encoding branched-chain amino acid ABC transporter permease, translating into MDIFIQQIINGLVLGSVYAIIALGYTMVYGILGIINFAHGDVLMIGAMVALSAIGVLQNHFPGLGGVPTLCIALIIAACVCAVVGYTIERVAYRPLRRAPRLAPLITAIGVSILLQTIAMIIWGRNPLAFPQLLPTDPINVIKATDTNPGAVISMTEIVIIVVAFLVMAGLLLLVHKTKLGRAMRAIAENPANASLMGVNPNFVISATFMIGSALAALAGVMIASEYGNVHFYMGFIPGLKAFTAAVLGGIGNLGGAMVGGVLLGLIEQLGAGYIGNLTGGVFGSNYQDVFAFIVLIVVLVFRPSGLLGERVADRA; encoded by the coding sequence ATGGATATTTTCATCCAGCAGATCATCAATGGACTGGTGCTTGGTAGCGTTTACGCCATCATCGCACTGGGCTATACGATGGTGTACGGCATTCTGGGCATCATCAACTTCGCGCACGGCGACGTATTGATGATCGGCGCAATGGTCGCTTTGTCGGCGATCGGCGTGTTACAGAATCACTTTCCGGGTCTCGGCGGCGTGCCGACACTCTGTATTGCGCTGATCATCGCCGCCTGCGTGTGCGCGGTGGTCGGCTACACGATCGAGCGCGTCGCTTACCGGCCGCTGCGCCGCGCGCCGCGCCTCGCACCGCTGATCACTGCGATTGGCGTGTCGATCCTGCTGCAGACGATCGCGATGATCATCTGGGGCCGCAATCCGCTCGCGTTTCCGCAGCTGTTGCCGACCGACCCGATCAACGTGATCAAGGCGACCGATACGAATCCCGGCGCCGTGATCTCGATGACCGAAATCGTCATCATCGTCGTGGCCTTCCTCGTGATGGCGGGCCTGCTGCTGCTCGTGCACAAGACCAAGCTCGGCCGCGCGATGCGCGCGATCGCCGAGAACCCGGCGAACGCGTCGCTGATGGGCGTGAATCCGAACTTCGTGATTTCCGCGACCTTCATGATCGGCTCCGCGCTTGCCGCGCTGGCCGGTGTGATGATCGCCTCCGAATACGGCAACGTGCACTTCTATATGGGCTTCATTCCTGGCCTGAAGGCGTTTACCGCGGCGGTGCTGGGCGGGATCGGCAACCTCGGCGGCGCGATGGTCGGCGGTGTGCTGCTCGGCCTGATCGAACAGCTGGGCGCCGGCTACATCGGCAACCTGACCGGCGGCGTCTTCGGCAGTAACTACCAGGACGTGTTCGCGTTCATCGTGCTGATCGTCGTGCTGGTGTTCCGTCCGTCGGGCCTGCTCGGCGAACGTGTCGCGGATCGTGCCTGA
- the rpmG gene encoding 50S ribosomal protein L33 — protein MAKGARDKIKLESTAGTGHFYTTTKNKRNMPEKMEIKKFDPVVRKHVAYKETKIK, from the coding sequence ATGGCGAAAGGCGCACGCGACAAGATCAAGCTGGAATCCACCGCCGGCACCGGTCACTTCTATACGACCACCAAGAACAAGCGCAACATGCCCGAAAAGATGGAGATCAAGAAGTTCGATCCCGTCGTACGTAAGCATGTCGCGTACAAGGAAACCAAGATCAAGTAA
- a CDS encoding ABC transporter permease subunit — MTSIQPIEPSTTLIPEKNITKTLVVGIVTAVFVIAAPFVIGAAGGNYWVRVLDFAMLYVMLALGLNVVVGFAGLLDLGYIAFYAIGAYTAALLTSPHLTSQFAWIAALAPNGLHAPIWIIVPLAMALAALFGVLLGSPTLRLRGDYLAIVTLGFGEIVRIFMNNLDRPVNITNGPKGITGIDPVHVAGFNLSQTHTLFGFTLPSVYMYYYLFVLCSLLVIWTCTRLQHSRIGRAWAAIREDEIAAKAMGINTRNVKLLAFAMGASFGGLSGAMFAGFQGFVSPESFTFWESVVVLACVVLGGMGHIPGVILGAVLLAVFPEFLRTTMGPLQHFLFGHEIVDTEVIRQLLYGLAMVLIMLYRSEGLWPSPKHEDKLAKLAKRNGKKPVRA, encoded by the coding sequence ATGACCTCAATTCAACCGATCGAGCCGTCCACGACGCTGATCCCCGAGAAGAACATTACGAAGACGCTGGTGGTCGGCATCGTTACGGCGGTCTTCGTGATCGCCGCGCCGTTCGTCATCGGCGCCGCCGGCGGCAACTACTGGGTGCGCGTGCTCGACTTCGCAATGCTGTACGTGATGCTCGCGCTCGGCCTTAACGTGGTGGTCGGCTTTGCCGGCCTGCTGGACTTGGGCTACATCGCGTTCTACGCGATCGGCGCCTACACCGCGGCATTGCTGACTTCGCCGCACCTCACGTCGCAATTCGCGTGGATCGCCGCGCTGGCCCCGAACGGCCTGCATGCGCCGATCTGGATCATCGTGCCGCTCGCGATGGCGCTCGCGGCGCTGTTCGGCGTGCTGCTCGGTTCGCCGACGCTGCGGCTGCGCGGCGACTACCTCGCGATCGTCACCTTGGGCTTCGGTGAAATCGTGCGGATCTTCATGAACAACCTCGACCGTCCGGTCAACATCACGAACGGGCCGAAGGGGATCACGGGCATCGACCCGGTGCACGTCGCCGGCTTCAATCTGTCACAAACGCATACGCTCTTCGGGTTCACGCTCCCGTCGGTGTACATGTATTACTACCTCTTCGTGCTGTGCTCACTGCTGGTGATCTGGACCTGTACGCGTCTGCAGCACTCGCGTATCGGCCGTGCGTGGGCCGCGATTCGCGAAGACGAAATCGCCGCCAAGGCGATGGGCATCAACACCCGTAACGTGAAGTTGCTCGCGTTCGCGATGGGCGCATCGTTCGGCGGCCTGTCGGGTGCGATGTTCGCGGGCTTCCAGGGCTTCGTGTCGCCCGAGTCGTTCACCTTCTGGGAATCGGTCGTCGTGCTCGCCTGCGTGGTGCTGGGCGGCATGGGCCATATTCCGGGCGTGATTCTCGGCGCGGTGCTGCTCGCTGTGTTCCCGGAATTCCTGCGTACGACGATGGGTCCGCTGCAGCACTTCCTGTTCGGCCATGAAATCGTCGATACCGAAGTGATCCGTCAGCTGTTGTACGGCCTCGCGATGGTGCTGATCATGCTGTACCGCTCGGAAGGCCTGTGGCCCTCGCCGAAGCATGAAGACAAGCTGGCGAAACTGGCGAAGCGCAACGGCAAGAAGCCGGTGCGCGCCTAA